ACCTCGTTGATACAGAGAGGCCGCGAGTCCGGTAATGTCGCCAACCACACCACCGCCCAGTGCGATCAGCGTGGTCTTGCGCTCGCAACGTTCTCTCAAGAGGGATTCGAGGATCAATTGGAGGCTATCAAATGTCTTGTATTGCTCACCATCCGGCAACAAGACCGTGGCATAGCGCACCCCCGCTGCCCCCAGGGTGGCGCAAAGGCGATTCATGTAGAGCGGGGCCACCGTGGTATTTGACACGATCACGACACGCTTCTGAGGCAGCACGGCCAGAATGGGCGCTATCGCATCAAGCAGGCCTTGGCCGATCAGTATCTGGTAGGGGGATTGGGGTAGATCAAGCTTTACTGTGCGCATGAATACTTTGCAACTCTTCAACGATCTTGAGCGCGAGCTGGTTCACGCTCTGCCTGCTGGTGTCTACCACCATGTCGGCAATCTCGCGGTAATAGGGATCTCGCTGCTCAAACAGGGCCTGCAGTTTTGCTCTGGGGTCCTCTGTTTGCAATAACGGCCGGTTCTTATCATGCCGTGTCCGCTGGTAGAGTTCATCCACCGAGGCACGCAGGTAAATCACGAACCCGCGACTTGCAAGATTGGTGCGGTTAACAGGGTCCAGCACTGCCCCACCGCCTGTAGCCAGCACAATCCCGTTCATGGCGCTGAGTACATCAATGACTTCAGTTTCTCGCGCCCGGAATCCCGGCTCACCTTCAATCTCGAAGATCAGCGACACACGCACGCCCGTACGCGCTTCGATCTCATGATCGGCGTCATAAAAAGTCTTGTTGGTAATACGGGCCAAAGCACGACCAATGGTCGTCTTGCCCGCACCCATCAAGCCCACCAGAAAAAAATTGCCCGGCAAATTCATGCCGGGCATTGTAACGGATGGCGACGGGTCAACGTAGGTTGAGTGCGTCATCCAGAATACGTGGGGTAATGAATATCAAGAGTTCTTTCTTGGCAGCGGCCTTGGTTTTTGCCTTGAAGAGATTGCCAACAACAGGGATATCCCCCAGCCATGGCACCTTGCTCTCGCCATCGCTCTCTTGCATCTCATAGACACCACCCAAGACAGCCGTGTCGCCACTACCGACCAGCACGTTGGTTTCGACAACCTTGGTCTCCACCACCGGGAACTGTCCTGTTTGCGTCAGGACATCATTGCTGACCTTCAGCTCCATGAAGACACGTCGGTCGGGCGTAATGCGCGGCGTAACCTCAAGTTTAAGTGCGGCCTCTTTTTCCTGCGGTGCGGCACTGGCACCGGAACCTCCAGGCACAATGATGTAGTAACGACGGCCTTGAGAAATGGTTGCCTTCTGCTGATCTGCCGTGATCACCCTTGGGCTGGACACGGTACGCCCACGGCCCTCGGCCTCCAGTGCCTGCAACTCAAGAGACACCAAGGCGCCCTGGGCTGCATTGACCAAGGTCACGCCGAGACTCGCGCCAGACGACACGCCGGCAGGCAGATTGACCACGGTGCCTTGCGTGCTTGCGCTGCCACCCACACCGTTGTTGAGCACATCAATTGATGAATTGATGTCGTTGCTGATGCCAACGCGAGTGTTGCTTCCCGCTGTGCGATCGCCGCGCAAGCCCAGACGCACCCCCAAGTTTCGACTGAAAGTGTCATCAGCGACAACAATTCGAGCCTCAATCATGACTTGCCTCGCAGCCACATCAGTACGTAACAGCAGGGCGCGAACCTCATCCAGCTTGGATGGAATGTCGCTGACAATGAGCGTATTGGTACGGGACTCAACAATGGCCGTCCCTTGCTTACTCAAAAACGGCTGCTTGTCACTCATCAGCATCGACCGAACATCCTCTGCCTTCTGATAATTCAGTTGGAAGGATTCCGATCGAGTAGGCTCGACTTCTGCGAGCTTCTTTTTACTTTCGGCGATTTGTGTTTCCCGCAGTGCAATTTCTTCACGCGGTGCAACCCACATGACATTACCGTTGTCTCGCTTGTCCAGGCCCTTGCTTTGCAAAATCAGGTCCAGAGCCTGATCCCAAGGAACATCCTTGAGGCGCAAGGTGAGGCTACCGATTACCGTATCGCTTGTAATAATGTTCTTGCCGGTAAATTCCGCAATCACCTGAAGAACCGTGCGTACCTCGACGTTCTGAAAATTCAGCGATAGCTTGTCGCCTTTGTAGGTGGGCTTATCCAGCTGCGCAATCCGCTTTGCCTGCTCATCAATACTCTTCACTTCGACAAAAAAGCGGTTTTCCGTCTGGTAGGCCGAGTACTCCCAGTTTCCTTTCGGCTCAATAACCATCTTCACGGTATCGCCTTGGGCGTAGGTATCAATGGTCTGCACCGGGGTACCAAAATCGGTTACATCCATTCGCCGTTCAAACTGACGCGGCAACCCTGCTTTCGCAAACTCCAAGATCAGGCTTTTGCCTTGCTGTCGAATGTCAATACCCATCGAGGCGCTGGATAGCTCCACGGAAACGCGGCCCTCCCCATTCTGACCGCGCCTGAAATCCACATTGCGGAGCGACTCCTTTTTGACCCCTTCGGAGGCGGCAAACAAAGTCGTCGCATTACTGGCTTGCTGAGCCTGCGAGTTTGCAGCGACTGCAATGCGCAATACATTGCCCTCCACCTTGGTTTCGTAACTGGCCGCCCTCGACAAGCCCAAAACCAGACGAGTTCTGCCGCCTGCCTCAGCAATATTAACCAAGCGCAGATTTCCACCGCTTACGGGAATGCTGGACTTCCCGCTGTCATTGATCGTGTTCACGAAATCAAATGCGATGCGCGGCGGCGTGTTAACAACAAAGCTCGGAGGAACCTGGGGCGCCCGTTGCAATGTAATCAACACCTCTTGGCGATCAGCAGACTCTGCCCTTACCTCGATGGCCTTGATTGCATTACCCTCGCTCGCCCGGCCAACGCAAGCAGCCATTGCCATGGCAACGTAGGCCGCCCATACCCATACTTGGCGCTTTATCATTTTCTCTGCTCCGTCTCATCAAGCGTCAGGACACTTGTTCTTTCAATCCAGTCGCCGCTGCTATCTTCGACAATTTCTTTCAGCGTGACTTCTGTCTCGGTAATGGACGTGGCCATGCCAAAGTTTTGGCCCATATAGCTACCAACTTTCACCCGATAGAGATTTCCATCCGGCGTGCGAATAAGGGCGTTGATGTCCTTATCTTTCTGCAGGGTGCCTACCATACGCAGCTTTTCGAGATCGTATGATTCCAGCGTCTCGCGGGGACGATTCAGGTTCGGTGCCAATCCGCCTCCGCCCCCGCCCTTCTTTGCTACCTCCATCTTGCTGCGATTGAAGGGCTCAACAAGATCAAAGGCATTGTAGACGAGCGGCTGGTAGGGCTTCACTTCCGGCAACGGATCGATGCGGCTCTTCAGTTTCAGTTCGCTCTCGCTCTCTGCCATCCACGACTTAAGGTCACTGAACTCCTCTTCGATGCAACCGGATAACATGGTCACGGTCAAGGCGCTCATCGCCAGGAATACGACAGGCTTCATGGCAGTCCCTTCCTTACTTTTTGTTCTTTGCCTTGGCATCAGCTTCCGCCTTGCGTACCTCTACTGCCTCCTCACCATCCAGAGCTCTGTATGTGCGGGCAACTGCTTGCATGGTTAGCAGCCCCCCATTGTCAGCAGAGTTTGGTGGCGGCATCGATACCTGAATGTTGGTCAAGGTAACAATCCGGGAAAGCTGCGCAATGTCGCTCGCAAAGGCGGCAAGATCGTGATAGTTCCCGTTGATTTTCAGATCAATCGGCCGCTCTGCAAATTCGGTCGTTTTAACCTCGCTCGGCGTTGGCTTGAACAGATCAAACTGCAAACCACGCCCAACACCGGACTGATTGATCTCGGTAATCAGCGTTTCCATCTCCGCCTTGCTGGGCAATTGCTTGAGCAGGGCACCAAATGATTCCTGAATCTCAGCAAGTTGCTGTCGATAAGCCTCCAGATTGATAGCCTTACTCTTCTTGTCCAGATAAGCCTGCTTCAAATCAGCCTCTCTGGCGCGACCTTGGGCAAGTACGTCCTGCTGGCCTGAAACCAGCAAAAAGTATCCAAGAACGACCACGAGCAACGTAGTAAGGCACAACACCGCCAGTTGGACTGGTGCCGGCCAGTTGGCGATGTCTTTCGGATCAAGACGCTTGAGTTCTTCCAGGCTAATGTTCACTTACCCGCCTCCTTTGCCTTGCCGCCCTTGCGCGTGGATGGATCCGGCTCCGGTTCTTCACGCGTAATGCGCACGGTGAGGGTGAACTCACTGAGCCGCTGCGAAATGGCCGACTGCTTGGCATCCCGCTCCTTATTTTGAACCACTTCAATCTGAACAAGATTGGGCTGCTCAAATATGGGAGAGTCATTCAGACTCCGCATCAGCGTTGATACCCTCGCACTCGACTGCGTGTATCCAATCAGGGTTACGGAATCCGTAGACTGCTTAAACTCTCTAAGGTACATACCCTCCGGCATCTGACGTACGATCTGATCGAAAATCTGTACAGATTCAGCCCGGTTGGATTGAAGCCTTTCAACTACCTTTTTGCGATCAAGCAGTAGTTGCCGCTCTTTCTTGAGCGTTTCAATCTCGGCAATTTGTTTCTCCAGCTTCGCATTCTCTTCCTCAAGGAATGCATTGCGCTCTTCCTGATTGGCGATTTGCGCACTAACCATTGCGTAAGCAACACCGACCAGCCCCAGCCCGACTGCTACGGCCACTACCGACAGAATGGCAAACCGAGTTGCACGCGCCTTGCGCTTTTGTTCCCGATGCGGGAGAAGGTTGATCCGGATCATGCGTCAAACCTCCGCAAGGCCAAGCCGCACGCAATGAGCAGGGAGGGCGCATCCAAGAGTAGCTGCCGAGTCTTGATGCGGCTTGACTGGGTCATATTGAGGAACGGATTGGCTATCATCGTACTGATCTGGGTGCGACTGGCAACCACTTCGTCCAACCCCGGAATGACACTGCAACCGCCAGCCAGCAGAACGTGATCGACACTATTGAACTGTGTCGACGTAAAGAAAAACTGCAGGGCACGCGATACTTCCATGGCAAGCGAGTCCATGAAAGGCTGCAACACCTCCGGCTCGTAATTGTCAGGCAAACCGCCATTCCGCTTTGCAGCCTCCGCCTCATCCGCAGACAGGTTGAATTTCCGCTGGATATCCTGGGTGAGCTGGTTACCACCGAAGGCCTGCTCACGCGAATAGACCTGCTGTCCGTCGCGCAACACATTGATGTGCATCATGGCGGCACCGATGTCCACCACCGCAACCGTCTGCCCCTGCCCGCTATCGGGTAGCTGGCGTGCAATCAGCTCAAAGGCCGCCTGGGTGGCGAAAGACTCCACGTCCATCACCAAAGCTTTCAGCCCGGCGGACTCAATGGCAGCCACTCGGTCTTCAACCTTCTCCTTGCGAGATGCCGCGATCAGCACCTCGACCTCATCCGGCGTTGCCGCAGAGGGGCCCAGCACCTGGAAATCAAGATTCACTTCATCCAGTGCAAAGGGGATGTACTGGTTGGCCTCTGTCTCAACCTGCATTTCAAGCTCGGCCTCAGTCTGGCCGGCAGGGACGGTGATTTTCTTCGTTATCACCGCTGCGGCGGGAAGCGCCAGCGCCGCATTTCGCACGCGCGTCCCCATGACTCGCCACGCTCGCTTGACGGCCTCACCCACCGCCTCTAGATTGGCGATGTTGCCGTCTACCACGGCGTCCTTGGGCAGCGGCTCAATGACGTAGCGCTCTACGGTAAGATGTTTACCGGTATCCGTGAGCTCTACCATCTTTACCGCAGACGTGCTGATGTCCACACCGATCAACGGTGGCGTCTTAGGCTTCAGGAAATCGAGATTCAACTTGAATTTCCTTTACAAATTAGTCGCGTACGCGAGTTATATACGAATTCACTTTAAATCCTAGCAGCGCCCCCATTGGGTGTAAAGGCGAATTATGCATTTATCGTATTCTGCTTACTGCGCCTGAAATTCCCACACTTCCATTTGGACACCGCATCCCTGATGAAACATCGCTGGATACTCTTAGCTGCAGGCATTGCTTCTACTCTTGTCGTTGGCGCAGGCGGTGCGATCGCCTTGGCGGTGGCCACGGTCTATCCCCGCCTTCCTTCTCTGGAAACACTTACAGACTATAGACCCAAAATTCCGCTTCGGGTCTACACGCAAGACGGTGTGCAGATTGGGGAGTTTGGCGAGGAAAAGCGCGATTTTGTTGCCATTTCCAAAGTGCCGCTGCTAATGAAGCAGGCCATTCTCGCTGCGGAGGACGAACGTTTTTATCAGCATGGTGGCGTGGACTATATCGGCGTGGCCAGAGCCGCACTTTCCAACCTGATTCAAGGACATGCGCAATCCGGCGCCAGCACAATCACCATGCAGGTGGCGCGGAATTTCTTTCTGAGTAGCGAAAAGACTTTCTCCAGAAAATTCAATGAAGCATTGCTTTCATTCAAAATCGAACACAATCTCTCCAAGGATCAGATCCTGGAGTTGTATTTCAATCAGATATATCTAGGACAGCGCGCCTACGGCTTCTCTTCTGCGGCACAAGTTTACTTTGGCAAAACGCTGGAGCAACTTAGCCCGGCTGAAATGGCCATGCTCGCCGGTCTGCCCAAAGCCCCATCCAGCTACAACCCGGTCGTCAATCCGGCCAGAGCCAAACTCCGCCAGCAATATGTTTTACGTCGAATGCGGGAATTGAAATTCCTGGATCCCGCGCAGTACCAAGCCGCCACAAAGGAAGTACTCAGCATTCGGAAGGCCAGCGAGGCCTTTAGCGTTGCTGCCGATTATGTCGCGGAAATGGCGCGGCAGGTTGTCGTAGAAAAGTATCGGGATGCGGCGTATACACAGGGCTTCAACGTTTACACAACGCTCGTCGCCTCGCGTCAGCACGCTGCATATGCTGCTGCGCGTAAGGGGGTGCTTGATTATGATCGTCGTCATGGCTACCGGGGGCCTGAAGGATTTCTGGACCTGAAGGATGGCAGGGAGCGCGACACGGATTGGCTGGATGAACAGCTCAGCGAGATTCGCGACGCAGGTGACCTTCGTCCTGCGGTCGTCCTGAGCACGGGCAACGGCGCACTCAAGGTGTATATCAAGGGCGGTATCCGCAGCGAGATCAAAGGCAAAGCCTTGCAGTTCGCCTCGCGCGCACTCAGTAAAAAGCTTTCGCCAAACCAGCAGTTGCGAGCTGGTGCAGTCATCCGCGCCTATCCCGTTAACGGCGAGTGGCATATCGGTCAACTGCCGCAAGTCGAGGTTGCCCTGGTGTCCCTCGACCCCAGCAGCGGTGCCATACAGGCACTGGTGGGAGGTTTCGACTTCAGCCGCAATAATTTCAATCGCGTAACCCAGGCTTGGCGGCAGCCTGGTTCCAGTTTCAAACCCTTTGTCTATTCCGCCGGGATTGAGCGGGGTCTGACGCCGGCGACGGTAATCAACGACGCACCATTGGTCATTGATCCCGCCTCGGTAGGCGGGCAACAGTGGGAGCCCAAGAACTTTGATGGCAAGTTCGATGGCCCGATGACAATCCG
This genomic stretch from Chitinimonas sp. BJYL2 harbors:
- the aroK gene encoding shikimate kinase AroK: MPGMNLPGNFFLVGLMGAGKTTIGRALARITNKTFYDADHEIEARTGVRVSLIFEIEGEPGFRARETEVIDVLSAMNGIVLATGGGAVLDPVNRTNLASRGFVIYLRASVDELYQRTRHDKNRPLLQTEDPRAKLQALFEQRDPYYREIADMVVDTSRQSVNQLALKIVEELQSIHAHSKA
- a CDS encoding type IV pilus secretin PilQ; the protein is MIKRQVWVWAAYVAMAMAACVGRASEGNAIKAIEVRAESADRQEVLITLQRAPQVPPSFVVNTPPRIAFDFVNTINDSGKSSIPVSGGNLRLVNIAEAGGRTRLVLGLSRAASYETKVEGNVLRIAVAANSQAQQASNATTLFAASEGVKKESLRNVDFRRGQNGEGRVSVELSSASMGIDIRQQGKSLILEFAKAGLPRQFERRMDVTDFGTPVQTIDTYAQGDTVKMVIEPKGNWEYSAYQTENRFFVEVKSIDEQAKRIAQLDKPTYKGDKLSLNFQNVEVRTVLQVIAEFTGKNIITSDTVIGSLTLRLKDVPWDQALDLILQSKGLDKRDNGNVMWVAPREEIALRETQIAESKKKLAEVEPTRSESFQLNYQKAEDVRSMLMSDKQPFLSKQGTAIVESRTNTLIVSDIPSKLDEVRALLLRTDVAARQVMIEARIVVADDTFSRNLGVRLGLRGDRTAGSNTRVGISNDINSSIDVLNNGVGGSASTQGTVVNLPAGVSSGASLGVTLVNAAQGALVSLELQALEAEGRGRTVSSPRVITADQQKATISQGRRYYIIVPGGSGASAAPQEKEAALKLEVTPRITPDRRVFMELKVSNDVLTQTGQFPVVETKVVETNVLVGSGDTAVLGGVYEMQESDGESKVPWLGDIPVVGNLFKAKTKAAAKKELLIFITPRILDDALNLR
- a CDS encoding pilus assembly protein PilP, whose translation is MKPVVFLAMSALTVTMLSGCIEEEFSDLKSWMAESESELKLKSRIDPLPEVKPYQPLVYNAFDLVEPFNRSKMEVAKKGGGGGGLAPNLNRPRETLESYDLEKLRMVGTLQKDKDINALIRTPDGNLYRVKVGSYMGQNFGMATSITETEVTLKEIVEDSSGDWIERTSVLTLDETEQRK
- a CDS encoding type 4a pilus biogenesis protein PilO; amino-acid sequence: MNISLEELKRLDPKDIANWPAPVQLAVLCLTTLLVVVLGYFLLVSGQQDVLAQGRAREADLKQAYLDKKSKAINLEAYRQQLAEIQESFGALLKQLPSKAEMETLITEINQSGVGRGLQFDLFKPTPSEVKTTEFAERPIDLKINGNYHDLAAFASDIAQLSRIVTLTNIQVSMPPPNSADNGGLLTMQAVARTYRALDGEEAVEVRKAEADAKAKNKK
- a CDS encoding PilN domain-containing protein, with translation MIRINLLPHREQKRKARATRFAILSVVAVAVGLGLVGVAYAMVSAQIANQEERNAFLEEENAKLEKQIAEIETLKKERQLLLDRKKVVERLQSNRAESVQIFDQIVRQMPEGMYLREFKQSTDSVTLIGYTQSSARVSTLMRSLNDSPIFEQPNLVQIEVVQNKERDAKQSAISQRLSEFTLTVRITREEPEPDPSTRKGGKAKEAGK
- a CDS encoding pilus assembly protein PilM: MNLDFLKPKTPPLIGVDISTSAVKMVELTDTGKHLTVERYVIEPLPKDAVVDGNIANLEAVGEAVKRAWRVMGTRVRNAALALPAAAVITKKITVPAGQTEAELEMQVETEANQYIPFALDEVNLDFQVLGPSAATPDEVEVLIAASRKEKVEDRVAAIESAGLKALVMDVESFATQAAFELIARQLPDSGQGQTVAVVDIGAAMMHINVLRDGQQVYSREQAFGGNQLTQDIQRKFNLSADEAEAAKRNGGLPDNYEPEVLQPFMDSLAMEVSRALQFFFTSTQFNSVDHVLLAGGCSVIPGLDEVVASRTQISTMIANPFLNMTQSSRIKTRQLLLDAPSLLIACGLALRRFDA
- a CDS encoding penicillin-binding protein 1A, which codes for MKHRWILLAAGIASTLVVGAGGAIALAVATVYPRLPSLETLTDYRPKIPLRVYTQDGVQIGEFGEEKRDFVAISKVPLLMKQAILAAEDERFYQHGGVDYIGVARAALSNLIQGHAQSGASTITMQVARNFFLSSEKTFSRKFNEALLSFKIEHNLSKDQILELYFNQIYLGQRAYGFSSAAQVYFGKTLEQLSPAEMAMLAGLPKAPSSYNPVVNPARAKLRQQYVLRRMRELKFLDPAQYQAATKEVLSIRKASEAFSVAADYVAEMARQVVVEKYRDAAYTQGFNVYTTLVASRQHAAYAAARKGVLDYDRRHGYRGPEGFLDLKDGRERDTDWLDEQLSEIRDAGDLRPAVVLSTGNGALKVYIKGGIRSEIKGKALQFASRALSKKLSPNQQLRAGAVIRAYPVNGEWHIGQLPQVEVALVSLDPSSGAIQALVGGFDFSRNNFNRVTQAWRQPGSSFKPFVYSAGIERGLTPATVINDAPLVIDPASVGGQQWEPKNFDGKFDGPMTIRNALTKSKNLVSIRILQAISPEYAQAYISKFGFEARHHPAYLTMALGAGSVTPLQMAEGYAVFANGGYRIRSYFIDRIEDTKGRVLARTEPEVAGKDAPRTLDARNAFIMTSMMRDVTRFGTAAKANVLNRNDIAGKTGTTNDSHDAWFAGYQGTLVSVAWLGFDQPRSLGGAETGGQAALPIWINYMASALKDAPEHRVAIPEGVIVRTIEGSKGPRDEFFYAEFPDTNPELALESTASAPLQSIEDGVKDLLF